The Ramlibacter algicola genome segment GATTTCCATCGAACTGCCATCGCGCAGGATGATGCGCTGGATCTCGTCGCTGATCGGCATCACCTGGTAGATGCCGACCCGCCCCTTGTACCCGTTGTTGCACATGCTGCAGCCCACGGGGCGGTAGGGCGTCCAGGTGCCGTCGACTTCTTCGTCCTTGAAGCCGGCGTCCAGCAGCGTCTCGTGCGGAATGTCCGCCGGCTGCTTGCAATTGGGGCACAGGCGCCGCGCGAGGCGCTGCGCGGTGATCAGGATCACGCTGGATGCGATGTTGAACGGCGCGATGCCCATGTTGCGCATCCGCGTGAGCGTGGTGGGCGCGTCGTTCGTGTGCAGCGTGGACAGCACCAGGTGGCCCGTCTGCGCCGCCTTGATGGCGATGTCGGCGGTTTCGAGGTCGCGGATTTCGCCGACCATGATGACGTCCGGGTCCTGGCGCAGGAATGACTTGAGCGCGGCGGCGAACGTGAGGCCGGCCTTGTCGTTGACGTTGACCTGGTTGACGCCGGGCAGGTTGATTTCGGACGGGTCTTCGGCCGTCGAGATGTTCACGCCCGGCTTGTTCAGGATGTTCAGGCAGGTGTACAGCGACACCGTCTTGCCCGAACCGGTCGGGCCGGTGACCAGCACCATGCCGTAGGGGCGGCCGACCGCCGTGAGCAGCCGCTCCTTTTCTTCCGGTTCATAGCCGAGCGCCTCGATGCCGAGCTTGGCGCTGCTGGGGTCCAGGATACGGATCACGATCTTCTCGCCGAAGAGCGTGGGCAGCGTGCTGACGCGGAAGTCGATCACCCGGTCCGGGCCGACCTTGAGCTTCATCCGCCCGTCCTGCGGCACGCGCTTCTCGGAGATGTCCATCCGCGAGATGACCTTGATGCGCGAGGCCAGCTTGTCCTTGATGGCCACCGGCGGCGACGCGATCTCGCGCAGTTCGCCGTCGATGCGGAAGCGCACGCGGTAGGTGTGCTCGTAGGGCTCGAAGTGCAGGTCGGACGCGCGCATGCCGAACGCGTCCAGCAGCATCTTGTGCAGGAACTTGACGACCGGGGCGTCCTCGACCTCGGAGCCGCCGGCGCCCTTGCTCTCCTCGTCGACCACCGACGATTCGACCGATTCCTCGTCGAACTCGAAGTCGTCGCCGATGATGCTGTCCATCGCCTCGGAGGCGGTGGTGGCGTTGGACTCGACCAGCTTCGTGAGCTTGTCCCACTCCGCGATGATCCAGTCCACGCCCATCTGGGTCGCGAACTTGATCTTCTCGGCCGCTTCCTGGTCCGACGGGTCGGCGGTCGCGACGATCAGGCGGTTGTTGCGCTTGGACAGGACCACCACGCGGTAGTCCTGGCAGATCTTCTGGTCCAGCAGGCCCTTGGGCAGGCGCTGGATGTCGATGGCTTCCAGGTCCAGCAGCGGCGCGCCGAACGCCGACGACATCGTGTGGGCCAGGTCGGCGGCGGAGACGGCGCCCGAGCCGGTGAGTTCGGCGATGAAGCTGGTGCGGCTGGCCTGCGCCTTGCGGTACAGGTCCTCGGCAGACTTCTGCCCCAGCTTGCCGGCCGACACCAGGGCGCGCGCCAGGCCGGGGAGGGCCAGCGACGGGGCTTCTACAGCAGCGGAATCGACGGCAGCCATCGTGGTGTTAGCGGGCATTCACACGCATCCGGAGTGTCCGGAAAGCGTCCAGCTGATCATCGCCCAACCGGGCTCAGCTGTAAATCTTCAGTGTGGTATTGGCCGCTAACGCGTGTCGGCCTGCGGGCGCAGGAAATCACGCGAGAGGGAAAAAACTGGTCGGGGTGAGAGGATTCGAACCTCCGGCCTCTACGTCCCGAACGTAGCGCTCTACCAGGCTAAGCTACACCCCGATTTGCCGCGCGGGAGCGTCGAAACGTTGTCAGTTGCGACGCTGCAGCAATTGAGCCGCCAATTGTACCAAACCCTCGGCATAGGAATTCACGGGAAGTTGGCGGGCGCAGTCGATCGCGCGTTGCGCCTCCGCCGCCGCCGCTGCGCGCGTGACCTCCAGGGCCCCCGTTTCGCGCACGATCGACACGATGGCATCGAGCTGGTCGACCGCGCCGTTCTCGATGGCGGTGCGAATGGTGTCGCGCTGTTGGGCCGTGCCACGCTCCATCGCGGCGATCAGCGGCAGCGTCGCTTTTCCTTCACGCAAGTCGTCGCCGAGATTCTTGCCCATCTCGTGCGCGTCGCCGTCGTAATCGAGCACGTCGTCGATCACCTGGAATGCCGTCCCCATCGCCTGGCCGTAGCCGGCGCACGCTTCTTCCAGTGCGGGTGGCGCCTTGGCCAGCACGGCACCCAGGCGCGCGCTGGCTTCGAACAGCTTCGCGGTCTTGGAGCGGATGACGCGCAGGTAGCCCGCTTCATCCAGTGAAGCGTCGTGCATGTTCATCAGTTGCAGCACCTCGCCCTCGGCGATCACGTTGGTGGCGTCGGCCAGGATCGCCATGACGCGCATGTCGCCCGCGTCCAGCATCATCTGGAACGCGCGCGAGTAGAGGAAGTCGCCCACCAGCACGCTCGCCGGGTTGCCGAAGCTCTCGTTCGCGGTGGCGCGCCCGCGGCGCAGGGTCGACTCGTCGACCACGTCGTCGTGCAGCAGCGTCGCGGTGTGGATGAACTCGACGACGGCGGCGAGGTTGAAGCGCTGGTCGCTGCGGCAGCCCAGCGCGGCGCTGATCAGGAGCAGCAGGGCCGGGCGCAGGCGCTTGCCGCCGGCCGAGATGATGTAGCGCGACACCTGGGCCACCAGCGGCACGCCCGAGTCCAGCCGCCGGGCGATCACCGCGTCCACCTCGTTCATGTCGTCGGCGATAAGGGAGAGCACCGATGCGGCGCTGGCGGAGGCGGTCAAGGGAGGGGAGGGGACAGCAGTGAGGGCGTCGGATTATAGGAAGGGGGTGGTGCCGTCCCGGGTGCCTGGCAGGGCTGGCTTGTTAGTGATCGCCAACCATGGTATAGTCTTGGGCTCTCCGGAAATCCGTCCGGGGAACTCCCACTTTCGAGAGGTCCACATGTACGCGGTCATAAAAACCGGCGGCAAGCAGTATCGCGTTGCCACCGGCGAAAAGATCAAGGTAGAACAGATTGCTGCGGACGTTGGCCAGGAAATCGTGCTGGATCAGGTGCTCGCTGTCGGAACCGGCGGCGACCTGAAGATCGGCACTCCCCTGGTGTCCGGCGCAACGGTCAAGGCGACCGTGGTCGCCCACGGCAAGCACGACAAGGTGCGCATCTTCAAGATGCGTCGCCGCAAGCACTATCAGAAGCACCAGGGGCACCGCCAGCAGTTCACCGAACTGCAGATCGGCGCCATCGCCTCGTAAGGAGCAGTTGACATGGCACAGAAAAAAGGCGGCGGCTCAACCCGCAACGGCCGCGATTCGCAGCCGAAGATGCTGGGCGTCAAGGCGTTCGGCGGCGAGCTGATCAGCGCCGGTTCCATCATCGTGCGCCAGCGCGGCACCAAGTTCCACCCCGGCACCAACGTCGGCATCGGCAAGGACCACACGCTGTTCGCGCTGGTCGACGGCCACGTGTCGTTCGCGGTCAAGGGCTCGCTGAACAAGCATGTCGTGAGCGTCACCCCGGCGGCTTGAGGTAACCTCTTCCCGCAGGTCCGAAGCCCCGACTTGCTCGGGGCTTCGTCATTTCGATACCCATGAAATTCGTCGACGAAGCCTTCATCGACGTCGCCGCCGGCGACGGGGGGAACGGCTGCGTGTCGTTCCGCCACGAGAAGTACAAGGAATTCGGCGGGCCCAACGGTGGTGACGGCGGGCGCGGCGGCCACGTGTGGGCACTGGCCGACCCGAACCTCAACACGCTGGTCGATTACCGCTACTCGCGGCGCCACGAGGCCGGCCGCGGCGAGCACGGCATGGGCTCGGACATGTTCGGCGCCATGGGCGGCGACATCGTGCTGAAGATGCCGGTGGGCACCATCATCACCGACGCCGAGACCGGCGAGGTGCTGTACGAACTGCTGCAGCCGGGCGAGAAGATCATGATCGCCAAGGGGGGCGACGGCGGCTTCGGCAACATGCGGTTCAAGAGCTCGATCAACCGGGCGCCGCGGCAGAAGACGCCCGGCTGGCCGGGCGAGAAGAAGAACCTGAAGCTCGAACTGAAGGTGCTCGCCGACGTCGGCCTGCTGGGCATGCCCAACGCGGGCAAGTCGACGCTGATCGCGTCGATCTCCAACGCTCGCCCGAAGATCGCCGACTACCCGTTCACCACGCTGCACCCCAACCTGGGCGTGGTGCGCGTCGGCCCCGAGCAGAGCTTCGTGGTGGCCGACGTCCCGGGGTTGATCGAAGGTGCCGCTGAAGGCGCGGGCCTGGGCCACCAGTTCCTGCGCCACCTGCAGCGCACCCGCCTGCTGCTGCACCTCGTGGACTTCGCGCCGTTCGACGGCGTCGATCCGGTCGCGCAGGCCAAGGCCATCGTCGGCGAGCTGAAGAAGTACGACCAGTCGCTGTACGACAAGCCGCGCTGGCTCGTGCTGAACAAGCTGGACATGGTCCCCGAGGACGAGCGCGAGGCGCGCGTCAAGGACTTCGTCAAGCGCATGCGCTACAAGGGCCCGGTCTTCGAGATCTCCGCCCTCACGCGACAAGGCTGCGAGGAACTCGTGCGCGCCGTGTACGAGCACGTGCATGCGCGCCAGGTCGCCGAGCAGCCGCCCAGCGGCCCGGTCGATCCCCGCTTCGCCGAGGCGGGCGGCGGCGACGGCGCGTGAGCATGGACGCCGCGGCCCAGGACG includes the following:
- the pilB gene encoding type IV-A pilus assembly ATPase PilB codes for the protein MAAVDSAAVEAPSLALPGLARALVSAGKLGQKSAEDLYRKAQASRTSFIAELTGSGAVSAADLAHTMSSAFGAPLLDLEAIDIQRLPKGLLDQKICQDYRVVVLSKRNNRLIVATADPSDQEAAEKIKFATQMGVDWIIAEWDKLTKLVESNATTASEAMDSIIGDDFEFDEESVESSVVDEESKGAGGSEVEDAPVVKFLHKMLLDAFGMRASDLHFEPYEHTYRVRFRIDGELREIASPPVAIKDKLASRIKVISRMDISEKRVPQDGRMKLKVGPDRVIDFRVSTLPTLFGEKIVIRILDPSSAKLGIEALGYEPEEKERLLTAVGRPYGMVLVTGPTGSGKTVSLYTCLNILNKPGVNISTAEDPSEINLPGVNQVNVNDKAGLTFAAALKSFLRQDPDVIMVGEIRDLETADIAIKAAQTGHLVLSTLHTNDAPTTLTRMRNMGIAPFNIASSVILITAQRLARRLCPNCKQPADIPHETLLDAGFKDEEVDGTWTPYRPVGCSMCNNGYKGRVGIYQVMPISDEIQRIILRDGSSMEIAAQAEAEGVRSLRKSGLHKVRLGVTSLEEVLGCTNE
- a CDS encoding polyprenyl synthetase family protein, which translates into the protein MNEVDAVIARRLDSGVPLVAQVSRYIISAGGKRLRPALLLLISAALGCRSDQRFNLAAVVEFIHTATLLHDDVVDESTLRRGRATANESFGNPASVLVGDFLYSRAFQMMLDAGDMRVMAILADATNVIAEGEVLQLMNMHDASLDEAGYLRVIRSKTAKLFEASARLGAVLAKAPPALEEACAGYGQAMGTAFQVIDDVLDYDGDAHEMGKNLGDDLREGKATLPLIAAMERGTAQQRDTIRTAIENGAVDQLDAIVSIVRETGALEVTRAAAAAEAQRAIDCARQLPVNSYAEGLVQLAAQLLQRRN
- the rplU gene encoding 50S ribosomal protein L21, with the protein product MYAVIKTGGKQYRVATGEKIKVEQIAADVGQEIVLDQVLAVGTGGDLKIGTPLVSGATVKATVVAHGKHDKVRIFKMRRRKHYQKHQGHRQQFTELQIGAIAS
- the rpmA gene encoding 50S ribosomal protein L27 gives rise to the protein MAQKKGGGSTRNGRDSQPKMLGVKAFGGELISAGSIIVRQRGTKFHPGTNVGIGKDHTLFALVDGHVSFAVKGSLNKHVVSVTPAA
- the cgtA gene encoding Obg family GTPase CgtA — encoded protein: MKFVDEAFIDVAAGDGGNGCVSFRHEKYKEFGGPNGGDGGRGGHVWALADPNLNTLVDYRYSRRHEAGRGEHGMGSDMFGAMGGDIVLKMPVGTIITDAETGEVLYELLQPGEKIMIAKGGDGGFGNMRFKSSINRAPRQKTPGWPGEKKNLKLELKVLADVGLLGMPNAGKSTLIASISNARPKIADYPFTTLHPNLGVVRVGPEQSFVVADVPGLIEGAAEGAGLGHQFLRHLQRTRLLLHLVDFAPFDGVDPVAQAKAIVGELKKYDQSLYDKPRWLVLNKLDMVPEDEREARVKDFVKRMRYKGPVFEISALTRQGCEELVRAVYEHVHARQVAEQPPSGPVDPRFAEAGGGDGA